The Pseudomonas protegens genome contains the following window.
CACGATTGGCGGTCAGGGCATTGGCCAGCTGGTAGCCGCCCATGTCCACGGCGATGATCGACAGCGCCGCAATGGAGACGTCCGAACCCAGGGCGTTGAAGAACGGCCCCAGAGCGTGGGAAATGGCCTGCGACAGATAGGGAATCGCCACCATGATCCCGGCCTGGGCCAGGAACACCGGGCCGATGGAGTGGATACCGTTGACGAATTCCCGACCCAGGCCGCTCTCGGGCTTGATGATCGACGACAAGGCGCCGAGCACTGCGCCGAGCATGATCAGGTAAATGACGTAGTTTCCAAATTCAGCCATGTGGGTTCATCTCTCTGAGCGTCATTTATAGGGTTCCCCCGCCGGGGAGGTTCTTGTTGAGGCCAGCCGCGCTCACTCCATCGCCAGGACAGACGATGCAGGCGCTATGCAAACACAGGGCATTTCCTGTGCCACAATGTGCATTCTTTGTGGTTATTACCGATGAACTCTCAAATATCGGTCAAAAAAATCCCGATGAGCTTTTCCTACCCCATAATCAACGCGGCGCTACACAGTGACCGAGGCTGATTGTGAAAACCGCAATGAAATGCTTAACTGGCTCAGCCAAGTTGACCGAATCCGCATATCGATGTGCCAAAGGTGTGCGTAAGTAACAAAAACTGCCCACTTGTGTGGCGAAGTACCACCGACGGAAACCCAGCATGCGCCCCAACGAACGACGACAGCACATTCTCGAACTCCTGCGGCAACGGGAGCGGATTTCCGTGGAGGAACTGGCGCGCATCACCGCCACGTCCCAGGAAACCATCCGCCGCGATCTCAGCGAACTGGCGGAAAGCGGCCTGGTCACCAAGTTCCACGGCGGCGCGGCGCTGCCTCCGACCGGCGAGCACGAGAACACCTTCCAGACCCGCATGAACGAACACGCCCAGGAGAAGCGCGCCATTGCCCGCTACGCCGCCGGCCTGTTCTGCGCCGGCGACAGCATCTTCATCGACACCGGCACCACCACCCTGTTCTTTGCCCGGGAGCTGGCGCAGCACACGCGCCTGACGGTCATCACCAACTCCCTGCCGATTGCCGGCTGTATCGGCGAATCGGGCAACCGGGTGTTCATGATCGGCGGCGAATACCGCCCCGACTCGACCCAGAACGTCGGCACCCTGGCCCTGGAACAGATCACCCGGTTCAACGCCGAACACGCGGTGATCACCATCGGCGCCCTGAATGAAGACGGCGCCATGGACTTCTCCATCGAAGAAGCCGAAGTGGCCCGCGCCATGATTGCCCAGGCGCGCCAACTGACGGTGATCGCCGACTCCTCAAAGCTCGAACGGCGCGGCCTGTTCAAGGTCTTCCCCCTGGAACGCATCGACCGCCTGGTGATCGATCGCCAGCCCGGCCCGCAGCTGCTGGCGGCGCTGGAAAAGGCCAAGGTGCAGGTGCACCTGGTGCCGCAGGCCTGAATTGCAGCAACGAATGCACGCTTTTATCAGTCACAAAACCCACATATAAATGACCGATACATGACCAAACAATAAATAAAAACAACAAGACTGGCCCGTATTGTGCTTTGCTTGCAGCACCGCTCTTGGGTGTTACTGCAGGAAACAGGCATTTATATGACCGAACTTTATCCGAACAATGTGACTTTCGACGTGGCCATAGTCGGTGGCGGCGTCGTCGGTTGCGCCATGGCCCGGCGCTTCGCCCTGGAAGGCGCGCGGGTGGTGCTGCTGGAAAAGGGCAGCGACATTCTCTCCGGAGCCAGCAAGGCCAACAGCGCCATCCTGCATACCGGCTTCGATGCCCCCAGCGCCAGCCTGGAACTGCAATGCATGCAGGCCGGGTACCAGGAGTACCTGGACATCCACTCGAAGATGAACCTGCCCCTGCTCAAGAGCGGAGCCCTGGTGGTG
Protein-coding sequences here:
- a CDS encoding DeoR/GlpR family DNA-binding transcription regulator; the protein is MRPNERRQHILELLRQRERISVEELARITATSQETIRRDLSELAESGLVTKFHGGAALPPTGEHENTFQTRMNEHAQEKRAIARYAAGLFCAGDSIFIDTGTTTLFFARELAQHTRLTVITNSLPIAGCIGESGNRVFMIGGEYRPDSTQNVGTLALEQITRFNAEHAVITIGALNEDGAMDFSIEEAEVARAMIAQARQLTVIADSSKLERRGLFKVFPLERIDRLVIDRQPGPQLLAALEKAKVQVHLVPQA